One window of the Oxyura jamaicensis isolate SHBP4307 breed ruddy duck unplaced genomic scaffold, BPBGC_Ojam_1.0 oxyUn_random_OJ69958, whole genome shotgun sequence genome contains the following:
- the IER3 gene encoding radiation-inducible immediate-early gene IEX-1, with protein sequence MTAARAPAATVAPFPSGAWGGPGGLAPSPPRYFTFEPPAGPSGAPRPRRRHRRVLYPPAVRRPPPTEEPSAAKRLLVLLLAVVGAQVYSAPGDAAPVVAPEAAVTPPLTPDVALNTPLGPQEPPRTMVTTRPPNGTLVRTPAGAPMGASCPRLLLLSPALHPHNGTAEGAAPRDPHLLSG encoded by the exons ATGACGGCGGCGAGGGCGCCGGCAGCAACGGTGGCTCCGTTCCCCAGCGGGGCTtgggggggtccgggggggcTCGCGCCGTCCCCGCCGCGTTATTTCACCTTCGAGCCCCCCGCCGGGCCCAgcggagccccccggccccgccgccggcacCGCCGCGTCCTCTACCCGCCCGCT GTACGGCGGCCGCCCCCCACGGAGGAACCGAGCGCGGCCAAGCGcctgctggtcctgctgctggccgtgGTGGGTGCCCAGGTGTACAGCGCGCCGGGGGACGCGGCACCCGTGGTGGCACCCGAGGCGGCCGTGACCCCCCCGCTGACCCCTGATgtggccttgaacaccccccTGGGGCCCCAAGAGCCGCCCAGGACGATGGTGACAACCCGCCCGCCCAACGGGACCCTCGTAAGGACACCCGcgggggcacccatgggtgcctcCTGCccgcggctgctgctgctgtcgcCCGCCCTGCACCCCCACAACGGCACGGCCGAGGGTGCTGCCCCCCGGGACCCTCATCTCCTCTCGGGGTGA